In Thermus islandicus DSM 21543, one genomic interval encodes:
- a CDS encoding DUF6812 domain-containing protein, with translation MYKSPREAHEARIYTGAYRVYGMIYLVPGAGTADLLNADRAYLPVTGALVYTPGFRHPPGVGELKASTGFLALRKERVQWVVGGRPSEPRASPVLLEKRRLALLFGDYLLAGELLLPRGVRLSDFLSQAKPFQTLLEVGLYPFLPDRPIVELELVERFPFVTVNLRLAEGVAEAPGEGQDPRLTLFG, from the coding sequence GTGTACAAGAGCCCGCGGGAAGCCCATGAGGCCCGGATCTACACCGGGGCCTACCGCGTCTACGGGATGATCTACCTGGTGCCCGGCGCGGGCACCGCGGACCTCCTCAACGCCGACAGGGCCTACCTGCCCGTGACCGGCGCCTTGGTCTACACCCCAGGGTTCCGCCATCCCCCCGGGGTGGGGGAGCTCAAGGCCAGCACGGGGTTCCTGGCCTTGAGGAAGGAGAGGGTGCAGTGGGTGGTGGGGGGTAGGCCCAGCGAGCCCCGCGCCAGCCCGGTCCTCCTGGAGAAGCGGCGCCTCGCCCTCCTCTTCGGGGACTACCTTTTGGCCGGAGAGCTCCTCCTGCCGCGAGGAGTTAGGCTTTCCGACTTTCTCTCCCAGGCCAAGCCCTTCCAAACCCTCCTGGAGGTGGGCCTCTACCCCTTCCTTCCCGACCGGCCCATCGTGGAGCTAGAGCTCGTGGAGCGCTTCCCCTTCGTCACCGTCAACCTGCGCCTCGCCGAGGGGGTAGCCGAGGCCCCGGGGGAGGGGCAGGACCCGAGGCTCACCCTATTTGGCTGA
- a CDS encoding valine--tRNA ligase has protein sequence MDLPKAYDPKTVEPRWAEKWAQNPFVADPKSGKPPFVIFMPPPNVTGSLHMGHALDNSLQDALIRYKRMRGFEAVWIPGTDHAGIATQVVVERLLLKEGKTRHHLGREKFLERVWKWKEESGGTILKQLKRLGASADWSREAFTMDEKRSKAVRYAFCRYYHEGLAYRAPRLVNWCPRCETTLSDLEVETEPTPGKLYTLRYEVEGGGFIEIATVRPETVFADQAIAVHPEDERYRNLLGKRARIPLTEVWIPILADPAVEKDFGTGALKVTPAHDPLDYEIGERHGLTPVAVINLEGKMEGERVPEALRGLDRFEARRKAVELFREAGHLVKEEDYTIALATCSRCGTPIEYAQFPQWWLRMKPLAEEVLEGLRRGDIAFVPERWKKVNMDWLEGVRDWNISRQLWWGHQIPAWYCEDCGAVNVPHPERYLEDPTSCEACGSPRLRRDEDVFDTWFSSALWPLSTLGWPEETEDLKAFYPGDVLVTGYDILFLWVSRMEISGYHFRGERPFKTVLLHGLVLDEKGQKMSKSKGNVIDPLEMVERYGADALRFALTYLATGGQDIRLDLRWLEMARNFANKLYNAARFVLLSREGFLAREDRPTLADRFMRSRLSRGIQEITALYEALDLAQAAREVYELVWSEFCDWYLEASKPALKAGNAHTLRTLEETLAALLKLLHPLMPFLTSELYQALTGKEELALEAWPEPGERDEEAEEAFEALRQTVTAVRALKAEAGLPPAQEVRVYLQGEVAPVRENLEVFRFLSRAELLLEVPDKALVKALPKVTARMPLEGLLDVEEWRRRQEKRLRELLELAERSQKKLASPGFREKAPKEVVEAEEARLKENLEQAARLQEALSQIG, from the coding sequence ATGGACCTGCCCAAGGCCTACGACCCCAAGACCGTGGAGCCCAGGTGGGCGGAGAAGTGGGCGCAAAACCCCTTCGTGGCGGATCCCAAAAGCGGCAAGCCCCCCTTCGTCATCTTCATGCCGCCCCCCAACGTCACCGGCTCCCTCCACATGGGCCACGCCCTGGACAACAGCCTCCAGGACGCCCTCATCCGCTACAAGAGGATGCGGGGGTTTGAGGCGGTCTGGATCCCCGGCACCGACCACGCCGGGATCGCCACCCAGGTGGTGGTGGAGCGCCTCCTCCTCAAGGAGGGGAAGACCCGTCACCACCTGGGGCGGGAGAAGTTCTTGGAAAGGGTCTGGAAGTGGAAGGAGGAATCCGGAGGGACCATCCTGAAGCAGCTCAAGCGGCTTGGGGCCAGCGCCGACTGGAGCCGGGAGGCCTTCACCATGGACGAGAAGCGCTCCAAGGCGGTGCGCTACGCCTTCTGCCGCTACTACCACGAGGGCCTGGCCTACCGCGCCCCCCGGCTCGTCAACTGGTGCCCCCGGTGCGAGACCACCCTCTCGGACCTCGAGGTGGAGACCGAACCCACCCCCGGCAAGCTCTACACCCTGCGCTATGAGGTGGAGGGGGGTGGGTTCATTGAGATCGCCACAGTGCGCCCTGAAACGGTCTTCGCCGACCAGGCCATCGCCGTCCACCCTGAGGACGAGCGCTACCGGAACCTCCTCGGCAAAAGGGCCCGCATCCCCCTCACCGAGGTCTGGATCCCCATCCTCGCCGACCCCGCGGTGGAGAAGGACTTCGGCACCGGGGCCCTCAAGGTCACCCCGGCCCACGACCCCCTGGACTACGAGATCGGGGAGCGCCACGGCCTAACGCCTGTGGCCGTCATCAACCTAGAAGGGAAGATGGAGGGGGAGAGGGTCCCCGAGGCCCTAAGGGGCCTGGACCGGTTTGAGGCCCGGCGGAAAGCGGTGGAGCTCTTTCGGGAGGCGGGCCACCTGGTGAAGGAGGAGGACTACACCATCGCCCTCGCCACCTGCTCCCGCTGCGGCACCCCCATTGAGTACGCCCAGTTCCCCCAGTGGTGGCTCAGGATGAAGCCCCTTGCCGAAGAGGTCCTGGAGGGCCTCAGGCGGGGAGATATTGCCTTCGTCCCCGAGCGCTGGAAGAAGGTGAACATGGACTGGCTGGAGGGCGTCCGGGACTGGAACATCTCCCGGCAGCTCTGGTGGGGGCACCAGATCCCCGCCTGGTACTGCGAGGACTGTGGGGCGGTGAACGTGCCGCACCCTGAGCGCTACCTGGAAGACCCCACCTCCTGCGAGGCCTGCGGGAGCCCACGCCTAAGGCGCGACGAGGACGTCTTTGACACCTGGTTCTCCTCGGCCCTTTGGCCCCTTTCCACTTTGGGCTGGCCCGAGGAGACGGAGGACCTGAAGGCCTTCTACCCCGGGGACGTCCTGGTGACGGGGTACGATATTCTCTTCCTCTGGGTTTCCCGGATGGAGATCTCGGGCTACCACTTCCGGGGGGAGAGGCCCTTCAAGACCGTCCTCCTCCACGGCCTGGTGCTGGACGAGAAGGGCCAGAAGATGTCCAAGTCCAAGGGGAACGTGATAGACCCCTTGGAGATGGTGGAGCGCTACGGGGCGGACGCCCTCCGCTTCGCCCTCACCTACCTCGCCACGGGGGGGCAGGACATACGGCTGGACCTCCGCTGGCTGGAGATGGCCAGGAACTTCGCCAACAAGCTCTACAACGCCGCCCGCTTCGTCCTCCTCTCCCGGGAGGGCTTTTTGGCCAGGGAAGACCGGCCTACCCTGGCGGACCGCTTCATGCGTAGCCGCCTAAGCCGGGGCATCCAGGAGATCACCGCCCTCTACGAGGCCCTGGACCTGGCCCAGGCCGCCCGGGAGGTCTACGAGCTCGTCTGGAGCGAGTTCTGCGACTGGTACCTCGAGGCCAGCAAGCCCGCCCTAAAGGCCGGAAACGCCCACACCCTAAGGACCCTGGAGGAAACCCTCGCCGCCCTCCTCAAGCTCCTCCACCCCCTGATGCCCTTCCTCACCAGCGAGCTCTACCAGGCCCTCACCGGGAAGGAGGAGCTAGCCCTCGAGGCCTGGCCCGAGCCCGGGGAAAGGGACGAGGAAGCCGAGGAGGCCTTTGAGGCCCTACGGCAGACGGTGACGGCGGTGCGGGCCCTAAAGGCGGAAGCCGGGCTTCCCCCGGCCCAGGAGGTGCGGGTGTACCTCCAGGGCGAGGTGGCCCCCGTGCGGGAGAACCTCGAGGTCTTCCGCTTCTTGAGCCGGGCCGAGCTCCTCCTCGAGGTGCCGGATAAGGCCCTGGTGAAGGCCCTGCCCAAGGTCACGGCGAGGATGCCCTTGGAGGGGCTTCTGGACGTGGAGGAGTGGCGCCGCCGGCAGGAAAAGCGCCTGAGGGAGCTTTTGGAGCTCGCCGAGCGGAGCCAGAAAAAGCTCGCCTCGCCCGGCTTCCGGGAGAAGGCCCCCAAGGAGGTGGTGGAGGCCGAGGAGGCGAGGCTTAAGGAGAACTTGGAGCAGGCGGCGAGGCTCCAGGAGGCCCTCAGCCAAATAGGGTGA
- a CDS encoding Mrp/NBP35 family ATP-binding protein — protein MALSEERVLEALRTVMDPELGKDLVSLGMVGEVRVEGGRVDLLVNLTTPACPLKGQIEADIRRALAPLAEEVRVRFGGSVRPPEQYPIPGVKHVVAVASGKGGVGKSTVAANLALALSLEGARVGLLDADLYGPSQAKMLGLEGRRLQVDGNRKILPLEAHGLKVLSMANLVPPGQALVWRGPILHGTLKQFLEEVNWGELDYLVVDLPPGTGDVQLSLAQLTRVSGGVIVTTPQEVALLDAERAADMFKKLQVPLLGVLENMSHFLCPHCGKPTPIFGEGGGKRLAEKLKVRFLGEVPLTLALRESGDRGLPVVAQDPEGLEAQAFLRAARELAAALSVQAFLTLPMA, from the coding sequence ATGGCGCTATCCGAAGAGCGGGTCCTCGAGGCCCTGCGCACCGTGATGGACCCCGAGCTCGGCAAGGACCTGGTCTCCCTGGGCATGGTGGGGGAGGTCCGGGTGGAGGGGGGCCGGGTGGACCTCCTGGTGAACCTCACCACCCCGGCCTGCCCCCTCAAGGGGCAGATTGAGGCGGATATAAGGCGGGCCCTCGCCCCTTTGGCGGAGGAGGTCCGGGTGCGCTTCGGGGGGAGCGTGCGCCCCCCCGAGCAGTACCCCATTCCCGGGGTGAAGCACGTGGTGGCGGTGGCCTCGGGCAAGGGGGGGGTGGGGAAGAGCACCGTGGCCGCCAACCTGGCCCTGGCCCTGAGCCTGGAGGGGGCCCGGGTGGGCCTTTTGGACGCCGACCTCTACGGCCCCAGCCAGGCCAAGATGCTCGGGCTGGAGGGAAGGAGGCTCCAGGTGGACGGGAACCGCAAGATCCTCCCCCTCGAGGCCCACGGCCTCAAGGTACTCTCCATGGCCAACCTCGTCCCCCCGGGGCAGGCCTTGGTCTGGCGGGGGCCCATCCTCCACGGCACCCTCAAGCAGTTCCTGGAGGAGGTGAACTGGGGGGAGCTGGACTATTTGGTGGTGGACCTCCCCCCGGGCACCGGGGACGTCCAGCTCTCCCTGGCCCAGCTCACCCGGGTTTCGGGTGGGGTCATCGTCACCACGCCCCAGGAGGTGGCCCTCCTGGACGCGGAGCGGGCGGCGGACATGTTTAAAAAGCTGCAGGTACCCTTGCTCGGCGTCCTGGAGAACATGAGCCACTTCCTCTGCCCCCACTGCGGCAAGCCCACCCCCATTTTCGGGGAAGGGGGCGGGAAGAGGCTCGCCGAGAAGCTCAAGGTGCGCTTCCTGGGGGAGGTACCCCTGACCCTGGCCCTCAGGGAGAGCGGGGACAGGGGCCTCCCCGTGGTGGCCCAGGATCCCGAGGGCCTCGAGGCCCAGGCCTTCCTAAGGGCGGCGCGGGAGCTCGCCGCCGCCTTGAGCGTCCAGGCCTTCCTGACCCTGCCCATGGCCTGA
- a CDS encoding helix-turn-helix transcriptional regulator: MPLLLEGTKERVLELLRARPLSAKEVADALGLSQVAARKHLQDLEARGLVRSEVKKCPSRGRPYRLYRAQDGESPYAALCGDVLRGLEEALGREGVVAFLRERNRSRLASLRLQGLPLREKLERLAEALRQEGYEAEVVEEGGHLYLCQRRCPRLALSREHEALCEGELLAYEELLGLPLVREERIAEGGSCCRYRVE; encoded by the coding sequence ATGCCCCTTCTCCTGGAAGGCACCAAGGAAAGGGTTCTGGAGCTCCTGAGGGCCCGCCCCCTTAGCGCCAAGGAGGTGGCGGACGCCCTGGGCTTGAGCCAGGTGGCCGCGAGGAAACACCTTCAGGACCTGGAGGCCCGGGGCCTGGTGCGCTCGGAGGTGAAGAAGTGCCCAAGCCGGGGCCGCCCCTACCGCCTTTACCGCGCCCAGGACGGGGAAAGCCCCTACGCCGCTCTCTGCGGGGACGTGCTCCGGGGGCTGGAGGAGGCCCTGGGGCGGGAGGGGGTGGTGGCCTTCCTTAGGGAGCGGAACCGGAGCCGCCTCGCCTCCTTGCGCCTCCAGGGCCTTCCCCTTAGGGAGAAGCTGGAGCGCCTGGCGGAAGCCCTGCGCCAGGAGGGCTACGAGGCGGAGGTGGTGGAGGAAGGGGGGCACCTCTACCTATGCCAGAGGCGATGTCCAAGGCTTGCCCTCTCCCGGGAGCACGAGGCCCTTTGCGAAGGCGAGCTTCTGGCGTATGAGGAGCTTCTGGGCCTCCCGCTTGTGCGCGAGGAACGCATCGCCGAGGGGGGAAGCTGCTGCCGCTACCGGGTAGAATAG
- a CDS encoding Uma2 family endonuclease produces MGEAARALPLSLTAYLEMEAQSPVRHELVEGVPYAMAGASKAHNLLVQNLAFLLREAVRKKGCRLYTETVKLRISDRTVYYPDLMVVCRSPSPHPLYEEAPCLVAEVVSPSTERLDRGEKRWNYLSLPSLEVYLLVGAAEPRVEVYRKTGEGVVHEVHAEDPLLLPCVDAPLDLAALYEGVELERA; encoded by the coding sequence ATGGGCGAGGCGGCCCGGGCGTTGCCCCTAAGCCTTACGGCCTACCTGGAGATGGAGGCCCAAAGCCCCGTGCGCCATGAGCTTGTGGAGGGCGTTCCCTACGCCATGGCCGGGGCCAGCAAGGCCCATAATCTCCTGGTGCAGAACCTGGCTTTCCTCCTCAGGGAGGCGGTCCGAAAGAAGGGGTGCCGCCTCTACACGGAGACCGTGAAGCTAAGGATTTCAGACCGCACCGTCTATTACCCGGACCTCATGGTGGTTTGCCGAAGCCCTTCGCCTCATCCCCTTTACGAGGAGGCCCCTTGTCTGGTGGCGGAGGTGGTTTCCCCCTCCACGGAGCGCCTGGACCGGGGAGAGAAGCGCTGGAACTACCTCTCCCTGCCTTCCCTCGAGGTCTACCTCCTGGTGGGCGCGGCCGAGCCAAGGGTGGAGGTGTACCGCAAGACGGGGGAAGGTGTGGTCCACGAGGTCCACGCCGAGGACCCACTCCTCCTGCCTTGCGTGGACGCCCCCTTGGACCTGGCCGCCCTTTACGAGGGGGTAGAGCTGGAGAGGGCGTAG
- the recJ gene encoding single-stranded-DNA-specific exonuclease RecJ produces MDRVRWRLLPLPPLSEWRGVMAALGVGPEAALAYWHRGVRRPEDLDPPLRLLPLLGLEGAVDLLVKALKEGKRIRIHGDYDADGLTGTALLLRGLRALGAEVHPFIPHRLEEGYGVLRERLPEHAEGCDLFLTVDCGITNHAELGELLESGVEVLVTDHHTPKDTPPPGVVLHPAYTPGLGEHPTGAGVAFLLLWALHERLSLPPPLEYADLAAVGTIADVAPLWGWNRALVREGLARLPASSWVGLRLLAEAVGYTGKAVEVAFRIAPRLNAASRLGEAEKALRLLLTDDEAEARALVEELSRLNARRQAIEEEMLRRLLPQADPEAKAIVLHDPEGHPGVMGIVASRILEATLRPVFLVAQGKGTVRSLAPVSAVEALKSVEDLLLRYGGHREAAGFALDEARFPKLKERLLAYAARFPDPFLEVPLLTPLPPLSLLPGVYRELAALEPYGAGNPEPLFLLSGSPEEVRTLGEGRHLAFRLEGVRVVAWRQGERELPKEVEVAGILTENAWNGSLSYEVQAAGLRERGELLGGVEPFAFPLPLPEALARACLGEGVYIPEDNPEGLAYARKKGFRLLPPEEASLWLGLPPYRVAVGRVDVALGREARARLSSPPVLPTPGVDVARLKALIGRRLLLAYERRHPGLFSEALLAYWEVVGVQEPAGSP; encoded by the coding sequence ATGGACCGGGTGCGCTGGCGGCTTCTTCCCCTGCCTCCCCTTTCCGAGTGGCGGGGGGTGATGGCGGCCCTCGGGGTGGGGCCGGAGGCGGCCCTGGCCTACTGGCACCGGGGGGTGCGGCGGCCGGAGGACCTGGACCCGCCCCTCCGCCTCCTTCCCCTCTTGGGCCTCGAGGGGGCCGTAGACCTGCTAGTGAAGGCCCTGAAGGAGGGGAAGCGCATCCGCATCCACGGGGACTACGACGCGGACGGCCTCACGGGCACGGCCCTTCTCCTGAGGGGGCTTAGGGCCTTGGGGGCCGAGGTCCACCCCTTCATCCCCCACCGCCTCGAGGAGGGCTACGGCGTCTTAAGGGAGCGCCTTCCCGAACACGCCGAGGGGTGCGACCTCTTCCTCACCGTGGACTGCGGCATCACCAACCACGCGGAGCTTGGGGAGCTTCTGGAAAGCGGGGTGGAGGTCCTGGTGACCGACCACCACACCCCCAAGGACACGCCCCCACCGGGGGTGGTCCTCCACCCCGCCTACACTCCGGGCCTGGGGGAGCACCCCACGGGGGCGGGGGTGGCCTTTCTCCTCCTCTGGGCGCTCCATGAAAGGCTTTCCCTCCCACCTCCCCTGGAGTACGCCGACCTGGCGGCGGTGGGCACCATCGCCGACGTGGCGCCCCTTTGGGGCTGGAACCGGGCCCTGGTCCGGGAGGGCCTCGCCCGGCTTCCGGCCTCCTCCTGGGTGGGCCTGAGGCTTTTGGCCGAGGCCGTGGGGTACACGGGAAAGGCCGTGGAGGTGGCCTTCCGCATCGCCCCCCGCCTCAACGCCGCAAGCCGCCTCGGGGAGGCGGAGAAGGCCTTAAGACTCCTCCTCACCGACGACGAGGCCGAGGCGCGGGCGCTGGTGGAGGAACTTTCCCGCTTAAACGCCCGCCGCCAGGCCATAGAGGAGGAGATGCTCCGCCGCCTCCTGCCCCAGGCGGACCCGGAGGCGAAGGCCATCGTCCTCCACGACCCCGAGGGGCACCCGGGGGTGATGGGGATCGTGGCGAGCCGCATCCTGGAGGCCACGCTCCGGCCCGTCTTCCTGGTGGCCCAGGGCAAGGGAACGGTGCGGAGCCTTGCCCCCGTCAGCGCCGTAGAGGCCCTGAAGAGCGTGGAGGACCTCCTCCTCCGCTACGGAGGGCATAGGGAGGCGGCGGGCTTCGCCCTGGACGAGGCCCGGTTCCCCAAGCTCAAGGAGCGCCTCCTGGCCTATGCCGCCCGTTTCCCCGACCCCTTCCTGGAGGTGCCTCTCCTCACCCCCTTGCCCCCCCTTTCCCTCCTGCCCGGGGTCTACCGGGAGCTTGCGGCCCTCGAGCCCTATGGGGCAGGAAACCCCGAGCCCCTCTTCCTCCTCTCCGGGTCCCCCGAGGAGGTCCGCACCCTCGGGGAGGGCCGGCATCTCGCCTTCCGCCTGGAGGGGGTGCGGGTGGTGGCCTGGCGCCAGGGGGAAAGGGAACTGCCCAAGGAGGTGGAGGTGGCGGGCATCCTCACGGAAAACGCCTGGAACGGCTCCCTTTCCTACGAGGTGCAGGCGGCGGGCCTCCGGGAAAGGGGGGAGCTTCTTGGAGGCGTGGAGCCCTTCGCTTTTCCCCTACCCTTACCTGAGGCCCTGGCCCGGGCCTGCTTGGGGGAGGGGGTGTACATTCCCGAGGACAATCCAGAGGGCCTGGCCTACGCCCGAAAGAAGGGTTTCCGCCTTCTCCCCCCGGAGGAGGCCTCCCTTTGGCTCGGCCTGCCCCCGTACCGGGTGGCGGTGGGGCGGGTGGACGTGGCCCTGGGTCGGGAGGCCCGGGCCCGGCTTTCCTCCCCCCCCGTCCTCCCCACCCCGGGGGTAGACGTGGCGCGGCTCAAGGCCCTTATAGGGCGGCGCCTCCTCCTGGCCTACGAGAGGCGGCACCCGGGGCTATTCAGCGAGGCCCTCCTCGCCTACTGGGAGGTGGTGGGTGTACAAGAGCCCGCGGGAAGCCCATGA
- a CDS encoding HisA/HisF-related TIM barrel protein encodes MRLIPAVDLKGGRAVRLREGDPSQETAYGDPVEAARRFQEEGATFLHLVDLDRALGTGDNREAVRRVAGALSIPFQLAGGIRSLEALKEALSLGARRVVVGTVAVKDLPLLEAMLLEAGPERLAVALDARGLEVRVAGWQEAAPVSALDLLRTWAALGVRTVLYTDVRRDGTLAGLDLEVVARVREAWPHELLAGGGIAGLEDLLALKRLGVEGAVLGRALYEGRVRLSEALEVV; translated from the coding sequence ATGCGGCTCATCCCCGCCGTGGACCTAAAGGGCGGCCGGGCGGTGCGCCTTCGCGAGGGGGACCCCTCGCAGGAGACCGCCTACGGGGATCCCGTGGAGGCCGCCCGGCGCTTTCAGGAGGAGGGGGCCACCTTTCTCCACCTGGTGGACCTGGACCGGGCCTTAGGCACCGGGGACAACCGCGAGGCCGTGCGCCGGGTGGCGGGGGCCCTCTCCATCCCCTTCCAGCTCGCCGGGGGAATCCGCTCCCTGGAGGCGCTAAAGGAGGCCCTCTCCCTGGGGGCCCGCCGGGTGGTGGTGGGCACGGTGGCGGTGAAGGACTTGCCCCTGCTGGAAGCGATGCTTTTGGAGGCGGGCCCCGAGCGCCTGGCCGTGGCCCTGGACGCCCGGGGCCTCGAGGTGAGGGTTGCGGGCTGGCAGGAGGCCGCCCCGGTTTCCGCCCTGGACCTCCTTAGGACCTGGGCGGCCTTGGGGGTCCGCACCGTCCTCTACACCGACGTGCGCCGGGACGGGACCCTTGCGGGTTTGGACCTGGAGGTGGTGGCCCGGGTGCGGGAGGCCTGGCCCCACGAGCTTCTCGCCGGAGGGGGGATCGCGGGGCTTGAGGACCTCCTCGCCCTGAAGCGGCTTGGGGTGGAGGGGGCCGTGTTGGGTAGGGCCCTCTACGAGGGACGGGTCCGGCTAAGCGAAGCCTTGGAGGTGGTATGA